Below is a genomic region from Caulobacter rhizosphaerae.
CCCCCATGGCGCCGACGCCCGAATAGCTGTCCAGCGATCCCGACGACCGGCTGGACGAATAGACGCTCTGGTCGGCGCCGGTCAGCATGACCCCGTCGACGATGACCCGGTTGCCGTTGGCGTCGCGGGTCGAGTACTCGACGACGTGGTTCTCCGAACCCGCCACGCGGCCATAGCCGGCGTTGAACGCGGCGGAGTTGGCGTCCAGGCTCTGGGCCCCGGCCGGGCTGGACAGCACCAGGCCGGTCGCGGCGGCGGCCAGGGCCAGAACGGCCGCGCCGATCGCCAGCGGGCGCCCGGCGCCCGGCAGATTCTTCTCGTTCGCAGCCATCAGAAACCTCGTGAACTCCGACGCGTCCGACAGCTAGCAACCCCCGTGCCAATATCGGACAGCGCTGGGTTTAACTCCGAAGGTCTCGCGATTTGGTTAAGTTCTCCGGCGCGAGGGCCACTTTGACGCGCGGAGAATAAATGCGGCCCGTTCGCGCTCTGGGCGATCCAGCCCATTGATAAGCAGGTCGCTTTGCGAGACCCTGCTTAGAAATAAGTGTCAGGGAGGATTAAGCGTTGCTGGTTTCTCAGATCCTGAAGGACAAGGGCGACCTGGTCTTCACCGCCTCGCCCCACGAGACGGTCGGCGCGGCCGCGGCCCTTCTGCACACCCGGCGCGTGGGGGCCATGGTCGTGCTCGAGGAGGACGAGACGATCGCCGGTATCCTGTCCGAACGCGACATCGTACGGGTGATCGCCGAGGGCGGCGCGGCCGCCCTGTCCAAGCCGATCTCCACCTGCATGACCCGCGACGTGGTCTTCGCCCAGCCGGAAGAGACGGTCGACGCCCTGCTCGCCCGGATGACCGACCGCCGGATCCGCCACCTCCCCGTCTGCAAGGGCAAGCGGCTGGCCGGCATCATCTCGATCGGCGACCTGGTGAAGTACAAGATCAGTGAAGCCCAGGCCGAGGCCGAAGGACTGAAGGCCTATATCGCGGCCGGCTGAGGCGGCGTTTCGGGCGGCCCTGGCGGTCGCCCGCCCACTCTATATATGGCGCCTCTCTATAGCGTGCGGATCAGGCGGCCGGTTCGCCCAGCAGTTCGGCGCCCGAGCCGGCTACGGCGTTGGCCAGGCT
It encodes:
- the hfaA gene encoding holdfast anchoring protein HfaA, which codes for MAANEKNLPGAGRPLAIGAAVLALAAAATGLVLSSPAGAQSLDANSAAFNAGYGRVAGSENHVVEYSTRDANGNRVIVDGVMLTGADQSVYSSSRSSGSLDSYSGVGAMGGWGSSTAIGNNLTVVTQGNNNTVIVNSNQINNGNISAGTNVGKSGNGQ
- a CDS encoding CBS domain-containing protein — encoded protein: MLVSQILKDKGDLVFTASPHETVGAAAALLHTRRVGAMVVLEEDETIAGILSERDIVRVIAEGGAAALSKPISTCMTRDVVFAQPEETVDALLARMTDRRIRHLPVCKGKRLAGIISIGDLVKYKISEAQAEAEGLKAYIAAG